One stretch of Carettochelys insculpta isolate YL-2023 chromosome 20, ASM3395843v1, whole genome shotgun sequence DNA includes these proteins:
- the NAT9 gene encoding alpha/beta-tubulin-N-acetyltransferase 9, whose amino-acid sequence MKINQNTALRGKKVTLVPYTSAHVARYHEWMKSEELQRLTASEPLSLEQEYEMQRSWQEDADKCTFIVLDAERWSGQAGMEEDCMVGDVNLFLTDMEDPTLGEIEIMIAEPSCRGRGFGKETTLIMMFYGITKLGITKFEAKVGQENEASICMFKKLHFKEVAVNKVFQEVTLRLDVNEQQRQWLLEQTNHVEEKNYSALTLRTHASET is encoded by the exons ATGAAGATTAACCAGAACACAGCCCTACGGGGAAAGAAGGTGACCCTGGTCCCATACACCTCAGCTCATGTAGCTAG GTACCACGAGTGGATGAAATCGGAGGAGCTACAGCGACTGACGGCATCGGAGCCCCTGAGCCTGGAGCAGGAGTATGAGATGCAGCGCAGCTGGCAGGAGGATGCAGATA AATGCACGTTTATTGTGCTGGACGCTGAGAGGTGGTCTGGACAGGCTGGCATGGAGGAGGATTGCATGGTGGGGGACGTGAACCTGTTCCTCACAGATATGGAAGATCCAACACTTGGAGAGATTGAAATCATGATTGCAG AGCCCAGCTGCCGGGGACGAGGGTTTGGCAAGGAGACAACTCTGATCATGATGTTTTATG GAATAACAAAGCTGGGAATCACCAAATTTGAGGCTAAGGTTGGACAAGAAAATGAAGCCAGTATCTGCATGTTCAAAAAGCTTCATTTCAAAGAG GTTGCTGTGAACAAGGTCTTCCAGGAGGTGACATTGAGACTGGATGTGAATGAGCAGCAGAGACAATGGCTCCTGGAGCAAACGAACCATGTTGAGGAGAAAAATTACAGTGCATTGACCTTAAGGACTCATGCCTCTGAGACCTGA